Proteins encoded by one window of Blautia argi:
- a CDS encoding HPr family phosphocarrier protein — protein sequence MKTVKISLNSIDKVKSFVNEITKFDYDFDLVSGRYVIDAKSIMGIFSLDLSKAIDLNIHATDAALDEILEVLKPYLI from the coding sequence ATGAAAACAGTTAAAATTTCACTCAATTCCATTGACAAGGTTAAATCCTTTGTAAATGAAATCACAAAATTTGATTACGATTTTGATTTAGTATCCGGAAGATATGTAATTGATGCTAAATCCATTATGGGTATTTTTTCTTTAGATTTATCTAAAGCTATTGACTTAAACATTCATGCAACAGACGCTGCTTTAGATGAAATCCTGGAAGTATTAAAACCATACTTAATCTAA
- the thiI gene encoding tRNA uracil 4-sulfurtransferase ThiI yields the protein MYRAFLIKYAEIAIKGKNRYIFEDALVEQIKYQLREVEGKFRIVKEMGRIFVYAETDFDYEETVEALKRVFGIFSICPAVVLEDQGFDKLAEDVADYVKKLYGDKALTFKVNTRRNKKTYPMQSMEVSSALGGVILDACPNMKVDVHKPDVFVNVEIRSKIYLYSENIPGPGGMPLGTNGSAMLLLSGGIDSPVAGYMIAKRGVKIDAVYFHAPPYTSERAKQKVVDLAKLVAKYSGPIRLHVVNFTDIQLYIYDKCPHEELTIIMRRYMMKIAEEFAKKDGCLGLITGESIGQVASQTIHSLAATNEVCTLPVFRPVIGFDKQEIVDVALKINTYETSILPYEDCCTIFVAKHPVTKPNLQVIKRSEEKLQDKIEEMLKEAVETAETIICE from the coding sequence ATGTATAGAGCATTTTTAATTAAATATGCAGAGATTGCCATTAAAGGAAAAAACCGCTATATTTTTGAGGACGCTTTGGTAGAGCAGATAAAATATCAGCTGAGAGAGGTAGAGGGCAAGTTTCGCATTGTAAAAGAAATGGGCCGCATTTTTGTGTATGCGGAGACAGATTTTGACTATGAGGAAACAGTAGAAGCTTTAAAGCGGGTTTTTGGTATTTTCAGTATTTGTCCTGCAGTTGTTCTGGAAGACCAGGGCTTTGACAAATTAGCAGAAGATGTGGCAGACTATGTGAAGAAGCTTTATGGAGATAAGGCACTTACCTTTAAGGTCAATACCAGAAGAAATAAAAAGACATACCCTATGCAGTCCATGGAGGTCAGCAGCGCCCTCGGAGGCGTGATTTTGGACGCCTGCCCAAACATGAAGGTTGATGTGCATAAGCCTGATGTGTTTGTGAATGTAGAAATTCGGAGCAAAATTTACCTGTATTCTGAAAATATTCCGGGACCTGGAGGAATGCCTCTTGGAACAAACGGAAGCGCCATGTTGCTGCTTTCCGGTGGTATTGACAGCCCGGTAGCAGGCTATATGATTGCGAAAAGGGGCGTAAAAATTGACGCTGTGTATTTCCATGCACCGCCGTATACCAGTGAGAGAGCAAAGCAGAAGGTTGTAGATTTGGCAAAGCTGGTGGCAAAATACAGTGGTCCTATCCGTTTGCATGTGGTAAATTTTACGGATATACAGTTGTATATTTATGATAAATGCCCTCATGAAGAGCTGACTATTATCATGCGCCGTTATATGATGAAAATTGCAGAAGAATTTGCGAAAAAGGACGGCTGTCTGGGACTCATTACAGGAGAGAGTATCGGACAGGTGGCAAGTCAGACGATTCATAGTCTGGCGGCAACCAATGAGGTATGTACTTTGCCGGTATTCCGTCCGGTGATTGGCTTTGACAAGCAGGAAATTGTAGATGTGGCTTTAAAAATCAATACCTATGAAACCTCTATTTTGCCTTATGAGGACTGCTGTACTATTTTTGTGGCAAAGCACCCGGTCACAAAGCCGAATCTTCAGGTGATTAAACGTTCAGAGGAAAAGTTGCAGGACAAGATTGAAGAAATGTTAAAAGAAGCTGTGGAAACAGCAGAAACTATTATCTGTGAATAA
- a CDS encoding cysteine desulfurase family protein — translation MEAYLDNSATTRCYKEVKDIVVKTMLEDYGNPSAMHLKGVEAEAYVKQAVKEIAKTLKVQEKEIFFTSGGTESDNWAIIGTALANNRQGRHIITTPFEHAAVSAPLAWLQKQGYEVTEIPVDERGNLLLDKLAEAVREDTILVSTMYVNNEMGAVVPVEEVGRIVHEKNPKTLYHVDAVQGYGKYRIYPKKMGIDLLAVSSHKIHGPKGVGFLYVSEKAKLQPLILGGGQQKGMRSGTDNVPGIAGLGVAAKKIYENLEEDTARMRALKEYFAAELRTIDQVEINGPEVSDGAPHILNVSFLGVRSEVLLHTLEDRQIYVSAGSACSSHKRAGSASLGALRLSPERKESAVRFSLCEFTTKEELDYTLEALREILPMLRRYARK, via the coding sequence ATGGAAGCATATCTGGATAATTCGGCAACTACCAGATGTTATAAGGAAGTAAAAGATATTGTGGTAAAAACCATGCTGGAAGATTATGGAAATCCTTCTGCCATGCATTTAAAGGGGGTAGAGGCAGAAGCTTATGTAAAACAGGCGGTAAAGGAGATTGCAAAGACCTTAAAGGTACAGGAAAAAGAAATCTTCTTTACCTCAGGAGGCACAGAATCTGATAACTGGGCAATTATAGGTACAGCACTGGCAAACAACAGGCAAGGCAGGCATATTATTACAACGCCTTTTGAGCATGCCGCAGTGTCTGCTCCGCTGGCATGGCTTCAGAAGCAGGGTTATGAGGTGACGGAAATTCCCGTGGATGAGAGAGGAAATCTGCTTCTGGATAAGCTTGCAGAGGCGGTTCGTGAGGACACCATTTTAGTGTCAACCATGTATGTAAACAATGAAATGGGTGCAGTGGTTCCGGTAGAGGAAGTGGGCAGAATTGTTCATGAAAAGAATCCGAAAACCCTGTATCATGTAGATGCGGTTCAGGGATATGGAAAATACAGAATCTACCCTAAAAAGATGGGGATTGATTTGCTGGCAGTCAGCAGCCATAAGATTCACGGGCCAAAGGGCGTAGGCTTTTTGTATGTCAGTGAAAAGGCAAAACTGCAGCCTCTGATTTTAGGCGGCGGACAGCAGAAAGGTATGCGTTCAGGAACCGATAATGTGCCGGGTATTGCCGGGCTGGGAGTGGCAGCAAAAAAGATTTATGAGAATCTGGAAGAAGATACTGCCCGTATGAGGGCATTAAAGGAGTATTTTGCGGCAGAGCTGAGAACAATCGACCAGGTGGAAATCAATGGTCCTGAGGTAAGCGATGGTGCGCCCCATATTTTAAATGTCAGCTTTTTGGGGGTGAGAAGCGAAGTTCTTTTGCATACTCTGGAGGATAGGCAGATTTATGTTTCAGCAGGAAGCGCCTGCTCCAGCCATAAAAGGGCAGGAAGCGCGTCTTTGGGAGCACTGAGACTTTCTCCTGAGAGAAAAGAGTCTGCTGTCCGTTTCAGTCTGTGCGAGTTTACCACAAAGGAAGAGCTGGATTATACCCTGGAAGCATTGAGGGAAATACTCCCCATGCTGCGGAGATATGCCAGAAAATAA
- a CDS encoding 16S rRNA (uracil(1498)-N(3))-methyltransferase, whose protein sequence is MHRFFVEPCQVGEKEIRIQGSDVNHIKNVLRMKPKEEILISSGESTEYTCYIEKIQEEEIVAHIMYAQKAGYELSSKLYLFQGLPKSDKMELIIQKAVELGVCEIIPVASKRAVVKLDKKKEEKKLARWQAISESAAKQSKRMYVPKIQGVKTFAQAAEYAKTLDVVLLPYELAKGMEQTKEIVGNIQKGQSVGIFIGPEGGFEEAEVELAVQKADARVITLGKRILRTETAGLAVLSVLMFALEE, encoded by the coding sequence ATGCACCGTTTTTTTGTAGAACCTTGTCAGGTAGGAGAAAAGGAAATCCGTATTCAGGGCAGCGATGTAAATCATATAAAAAATGTGCTTCGCATGAAGCCGAAAGAAGAGATACTTATCAGCAGCGGAGAAAGTACGGAATATACCTGTTATATTGAAAAAATACAGGAAGAGGAAATTGTGGCACATATTATGTATGCCCAGAAAGCAGGATATGAGTTGTCCTCAAAGCTGTATCTGTTTCAGGGACTTCCAAAAAGCGATAAGATGGAGCTGATTATACAAAAGGCTGTAGAACTGGGAGTCTGCGAGATTATTCCTGTGGCATCAAAAAGAGCTGTGGTAAAGCTGGATAAAAAGAAGGAAGAAAAAAAGCTTGCCAGGTGGCAGGCAATTTCAGAAAGCGCTGCCAAGCAGTCAAAGAGAATGTATGTGCCAAAGATTCAAGGAGTGAAAACCTTTGCACAAGCAGCAGAATACGCCAAAACTCTTGACGTGGTGCTGCTTCCTTACGAACTGGCAAAGGGAATGGAACAGACAAAGGAAATTGTAGGGAATATTCAGAAGGGACAGTCTGTGGGCATCTTTATCGGCCCGGAGGGCGGCTTTGAGGAAGCTGAGGTAGAGCTGGCTGTGCAGAAGGCAGATGCCCGTGTGATTACCCTGGGAAAAAGAATTTTGCGGACAGAAACAGCAGGACTTGCGGTGCTGTCTGTGTTGATGTTTGCGTTGGAGGAATAA
- the prmA gene encoding 50S ribosomal protein L11 methyltransferase, which yields MKWKKFRIKTRTEAEDIIISSLYDIGLEGAQIEDHVPLTALEKEQMFVDILPDMQEDDGIAYLSFFVEENEAGELLMNGEVTSQDSIVKAVEEELESLKAFMDIGEGSIEIDETEDIDWINNWKQYFKQFYVDDILIIPSWEKVKEEDKGRMIIHIDPGTAFGTGMHETTQLCIRQLKKYVTEDTELLDVGTGSGILSIAALKMGAKHAVGTDLDPCAVPAVEENKEANEIPTDSFDMMIGNIIDDKEIQDTVGYEKYDIVVANILADVLVPLTPVIVNQMKKGGIYITSGIIDNKEETVVNAVKAAGLEVLEVTYQGEWVSVTARKN from the coding sequence ATGAAGTGGAAAAAATTCAGAATAAAAACAAGAACAGAGGCAGAAGACATTATTATCAGCTCTCTGTATGACATTGGGCTGGAAGGCGCTCAGATTGAAGATCATGTGCCTCTGACTGCCCTTGAAAAAGAACAGATGTTTGTGGATATTCTCCCGGATATGCAGGAGGACGATGGTATTGCCTATCTCAGTTTTTTCGTGGAAGAGAATGAAGCGGGTGAGCTTTTGATGAACGGAGAGGTCACCAGCCAGGACAGTATTGTAAAAGCTGTGGAGGAAGAACTGGAGAGCCTGAAAGCTTTTATGGACATTGGAGAAGGGTCTATCGAAATAGATGAAACAGAGGATATTGACTGGATTAATAACTGGAAGCAGTATTTTAAACAGTTTTATGTGGACGATATCCTGATTATTCCCTCCTGGGAAAAGGTAAAGGAAGAGGATAAAGGCAGAATGATTATCCACATTGACCCGGGTACTGCCTTTGGAACTGGTATGCATGAAACCACCCAGCTCTGTATTCGACAGTTAAAGAAATATGTGACAGAGGATACAGAACTGCTTGACGTGGGAACCGGAAGCGGAATTCTCTCTATTGCAGCTCTGAAAATGGGAGCAAAGCATGCGGTAGGTACGGATTTGGATCCCTGTGCTGTACCGGCAGTGGAAGAAAATAAAGAAGCAAATGAAATACCAACAGATTCCTTTGACATGATGATTGGAAATATTATTGATGATAAAGAGATTCAGGATACTGTAGGTTATGAAAAGTACGACATTGTAGTGGCAAATATTCTGGCAGATGTACTGGTACCGCTGACGCCGGTTATTGTAAATCAGATGAAAAAAGGTGGTATTTATATTACTTCAGGCATTATTGACAACAAAGAGGAAACTGTGGTGAATGCAGTAAAGGCAGCAGGTCTGGAAGTACTGGAAGTGACTTACCAGGGAGAATGGGTGTCTGTGACAGCCAGAAAGAATTAG
- a CDS encoding AEC family transporter produces MSGFVVLQQMILIFLLILTGFVLYKKGIISAYASKDLSALVVNICSPGLIIVSMFEDLSSVSRDSVILVGIIGICFFLFLSVLGFLFVKIFKIPVQERVSYILMTVFGNLGFIGIPVALAIIGPESMVYVIVFNFLFNVYIYTFGVMLLKKGSNGVRTSLKDILSPGLLACIVAFCIYWFDIQLPKEVETAAGYYGNACTLLSMLVIGISMADMKVKSVLRNTRFLLFTVLRFLVFPILLALFLKPVLPDFTMRATIVLMAALPVGNLSAMLANQYGKDSKVIAEGIIVTTLLSVVTITLTFMFV; encoded by the coding sequence ATGAGTGGCTTTGTTGTTCTTCAGCAGATGATACTGATTTTTCTTTTGATACTGACAGGCTTTGTTTTGTATAAGAAAGGCATTATTTCTGCATATGCATCAAAGGATTTATCAGCATTGGTTGTGAATATCTGTTCCCCTGGTCTGATTATTGTCAGTATGTTTGAGGACTTGTCCTCTGTATCCAGGGACAGTGTGATTTTAGTGGGAATCATTGGGATTTGTTTCTTTCTGTTTTTGAGTGTTTTGGGATTCTTGTTTGTGAAAATATTTAAGATTCCTGTTCAGGAGAGAGTGTCCTATATTCTCATGACCGTGTTTGGAAACCTGGGATTTATTGGTATCCCCGTAGCTCTGGCAATTATCGGACCGGAGTCCATGGTGTATGTCATTGTATTTAATTTTTTATTTAACGTGTACATTTACACTTTTGGCGTCATGCTTTTGAAAAAGGGAAGCAATGGGGTGAGAACTTCTCTGAAGGATATTTTAAGCCCCGGACTTTTAGCATGTATTGTGGCGTTTTGTATTTATTGGTTTGACATACAGCTTCCAAAAGAAGTGGAAACTGCCGCAGGGTATTATGGAAATGCCTGTACGCTGCTTTCTATGCTGGTAATCGGAATTTCCATGGCAGATATGAAGGTGAAAAGTGTGCTGAGAAATACCAGATTCCTTCTGTTTACAGTGTTGCGCTTCCTGGTATTCCCCATACTTTTGGCTTTGTTTTTAAAACCAGTGCTTCCAGATTTTACCATGCGGGCTACCATTGTTTTAATGGCCGCGCTTCCCGTAGGCAATCTTTCTGCCATGTTGGCAAACCAATACGGAAAAGACTCAAAAGTGATTGCAGAGGGCATTATTGTGACAACCCTGCTTTCTGTAGTTACGATTACTCTTACATTTATGTTTGTTTGA
- the dnaJ gene encoding molecular chaperone DnaJ: MAEKRDYYEVLGVDRGADDSAIKSAYRKLAKKYHPDVNPGDKEAEKKFKEATEAYGVLSDPQKRQQYDQFGHAAFEQGGGGAGGFGGFGGFNGADMGDIFGDIFGDLFGGGGRRRPNNGPMKGANVRAAVHITFEEAVFGCEKELELNLKDTCNTCHGTGAKPGTSPETCSKCHGSGQIVYTQQSMFGTIQNVQTCPDCQGTGKVIKEKCPDCRGTGFISSRKKIKVTIPAGIDNGQSIRIRDKGEPGLNGGPRGDLMVEVIVARHPIFQRQDMNIFSTAPITYAQAALGGEVRISTVDGDVMYDVKPGTQTDTKVRLKGKGVPSLRNKNIRGDHYVTLVVQVPTKLNEEAKEALRKFDEACGNRPASGKKKKKFGEQLKQDIKDIFEN; encoded by the coding sequence ATGGCAGAAAAAAGAGATTACTACGAAGTCCTGGGCGTAGACCGGGGCGCAGATGACTCTGCAATTAAAAGTGCATATCGTAAGCTTGCCAAAAAATATCACCCCGATGTAAATCCGGGAGATAAAGAAGCCGAAAAGAAGTTTAAAGAGGCGACAGAAGCATATGGTGTTTTAAGCGACCCTCAGAAAAGACAGCAGTATGATCAATTTGGTCACGCAGCATTTGAACAGGGCGGCGGCGGTGCCGGAGGCTTTGGCGGTTTTGGCGGCTTTAACGGCGCAGATATGGGAGATATTTTTGGAGATATCTTCGGTGATTTGTTTGGAGGCGGCGGAAGAAGACGTCCGAACAACGGTCCTATGAAGGGCGCAAATGTTCGAGCTGCTGTTCATATTACTTTTGAAGAAGCGGTTTTTGGCTGTGAGAAAGAATTAGAACTGAATTTAAAAGATACCTGTAATACCTGTCATGGAACCGGTGCAAAGCCGGGGACATCTCCGGAAACCTGTTCCAAATGCCATGGCTCAGGACAGATTGTATACACACAGCAGTCCATGTTCGGAACCATTCAAAATGTGCAGACCTGTCCGGACTGTCAGGGAACCGGTAAGGTCATCAAAGAGAAATGTCCGGATTGCCGCGGCACAGGCTTTATCTCCAGCCGCAAAAAAATCAAAGTTACCATTCCGGCAGGTATTGACAATGGACAGAGCATTCGTATTCGGGATAAAGGCGAGCCCGGCTTAAACGGAGGTCCAAGAGGCGACCTGATGGTAGAAGTGATTGTTGCCCGCCACCCGATTTTCCAACGGCAGGATATGAATATCTTCTCCACAGCTCCGATTACTTATGCACAGGCTGCTTTGGGCGGCGAGGTGCGCATCAGTACTGTAGACGGTGATGTGATGTACGATGTAAAACCGGGAACTCAGACAGATACCAAGGTAAGACTGAAGGGCAAAGGCGTTCCTTCTCTGCGTAATAAAAATATCAGAGGAGATCATTATGTTACTTTAGTTGTTCAGGTTCCAACAAAATTAAATGAAGAGGCAAAAGAAGCTTTGCGGAAATTTGACGAAGCCTGTGGAAACCGTCCTGCAAGTGGAAAGAAAAAGAAAAAATTCGGTGAACAACTGAAACAGGATATTAAAGATATTTTTGAAAATTAA